The following coding sequences are from one Helicoverpa armigera isolate CAAS_96S chromosome 2, ASM3070526v1, whole genome shotgun sequence window:
- the LOC135117821 gene encoding uncharacterized protein LOC135117821 — protein MAFRKCCVGDCESTSNSHKLFYMPLNDNLRNLWLSFLIPTNPNLLGLTKNQLRNKFVCDKHFDRTQFDDRGVRNRYSYPCLFTRTEILHGVPLSTEEYRVEKEHNYCGAQIEDDNHTQTINIVKGMQGDVHLIDHSYSLPSTSGTTITLKIQSEDVYLQDHQPSPRQPAK, from the exons ATGGCATTTCGAAAGTGTTGTGTTGGTGATTGCGAATCTACAAGTAACTCTCATAAACTGTTTTACATGCCCCTAAACGATAATTTAAGGAACTTGTGGTTGTCATTCCTAATTCCTACAAACCCTAACTTACTTGGACTCACTAAAAATCAGTTAAGGAACAAGTTTGTTTGTGACAAGCATTTTGATAGAACACAGTTTGATGATCGTGGAGTCAGGAATCGTTATTCATATCCCTGTCTGTTTACGCGGACAGAGATACTGCACGGCGTTCCACTTAGTACTGAGG AGTACAGAGTGGAAAAGGAGCACAACTACTGTGGGGCCCAAATTGAGGATGACAATCATACTCAAACTATAAACATTGTTAAGGGCATGCAAG gtgATGTTCATTTAATTGATCATTCATATTCACTACCATCAACAAGTGGAACaacaattactttaaaaattcaGAGTGAAG ATGTTTATCTTCAAGACCATCAGCCATCGCCCCGTCAACCAGCCAAATAG
- the LOC110377374 gene encoding uncharacterized protein LOC110377374, protein MFKQQISPRTVHPYQTTVVPRSEQQFASAAQQRAKYPWAEDINTPVYQVPGTDSSTSDNAYQMPHYYNGTVREYGPPSPVYQSPYGGGTWRNYKNVEKVPTHRLPAEAYSFPQCASAFSLPLCDVEPHSQTANRSPVPPVPSISPEVPIIGACGGHCPGFEYVCYYILQVIFVVGILTGISLCIAGIVLRRTNRNGDLGVLVYIGCLSSCVCGVLLGVQCCVRREIRQRKLRANMHIPMQSIQEPPAQACPLLTSTLPHSQVYRPTVNICSEEDVTGVPWWRRNNRD, encoded by the exons ATGTTTAAGCAACAAATATCGCCACGAACTGTGCATCCGTACCAAACGACGGTGGTGCCCCGAAGTGAACAGCAGTTCGCCTCGGCTGCACAACAAAGGGCGAAGTACCCGTGGGCGGAAGATATTAATACCCCAGTTTACCAAGTTCCTGGAACCGACAGCTCCACATCCGACAATGCCTATCAA ATGCCTCATTACTATAATGGTACTGTGAGAGAATATGGGCCTCCATCCCCTGTATATCAGTCGCCGTACGGTGGCGGAACTTGGCGTAATTACAAGAATGTAGAGAAAGTTCCTACTCACCGTCTGCCAGCAGAAGCTTATTCATTTCCACAGTGTGCTTCTGCATTCTCCCTGCCACTGTGTGATGTGGAGCCCCATTCGCAGACTGCTAACAGATCACCGGTGCCGCCGGTACCCTCCATAAGCCCCGAGGTACCCATTATAGGGGCTTGTGGTGGCCATTGCCCTGGATTTGAATATGTTTGCTATTATATTCTACAG GttatttttgtagtaggtatattaactgGAATATCTCTATGTATTGCTGGAATAGTATTGAGGCGTACAAATCGTAATGGAGATCTCGGAGTATTAGTATACATAG GATGCTTATCTTCTTGTGTTTGCGGCGTGTTGCTTGGCGTTCAGTGCTGCGTTCGCCGCGAGATAAGACAAAGGAAACTGCGTGCCAATATGCATATACCAATGCAATCCATTCAG GAACCTCCTGCCCAAGCTTGCCCACTGTTGACGTCCACATTACCTCATAGTCAAGTATATAG accTACCGTAAATATATGTTCAGAAGAAGATGTGACCGGAGTTCCTTGGTGGCGTCGAAATAACAGAGACTGA